One window of the Salminus brasiliensis chromosome 1, fSalBra1.hap2, whole genome shotgun sequence genome contains the following:
- the LOC140535402 gene encoding cation channel sperm-associated protein 2-like, translating into MTSSLCEEEQRGGMKSYMAKFLPRDTAQRILGSTLFQNVMVLLIILNVVVLVVQAELSDSTDPSMQRAKLVLTALDWCILVIFLLEMLLKWLDNFRQFWKSPWDIFDFTVTILSVLPEVINAFTETQTAGFLVILRQFRVLRTLKMVIRIRPLRLTLLIIVKSLKGTTATFLLLAVLGYVFALVGIVLFEEYTQSDTENLNYKDSFKDLSNSICTLFILFTGDNWHDLLKDTWRVPDLHSTAVNIFIVLWVVLAGFMVKMVLMADVVSSFEHTRKELTKEVQQIKQKQGELNSSECAREEVNWDAFVTEKMQGIDEQEVQRMIWPRETLLEFLELMEKLQENVEERRKLQKLEVQSYLNLHS; encoded by the exons ATGACCTCATCACTGTGTGAAGAAGAGCAGAGGGGAGGGATGAAGAGCTACATGGCTAAATTCCTGCCCAGGGACACAGCTCAGAGGATCCTAGGAA GTACCTTGTTCCAGAATGTGATGGTGCTTCTGATCATCCTGAACGTGGTTGTGCTGGTGGTCCAGGCAG agcTTTCTGATAGTACTGACCCAAGCATGCAGAGAGCCAAGCTGGTTCTTACTGCGCTGGACTGGTGCATACTGGTCATTTTCCTCCTGGAGATGCTCCTCAAATGGTTGGACAATTTCCGGCAGTTTTGGAAAAGCCCCTGGGACATCTTTGACTTCACTGTCACTATCTTG TCCGTCCTTCCTGAGGTCATCAATGCCTTTACGGAAACACAAACTGCTGGTTTTCTGGTGATTCTCCGGCAATTCCGAGTCCTCCGCACACTGAAGATGGTCATTAGGATCAGACCGTTGCGTCTCACTCTGCTCATCATCGTCAAAAGTTTAAAG GGTACGACTGCCACATTCCTGCTCCTCGCTGTGTTGGGATACGTGTTCGCTCTGGTGGGCATCGTCCTGTTTGAAGAGTACACTCAGTCAGACACAGAAAACCTGAATTACAAGGACAGTTTCAA AGACCTCAGCAATTCCATCTGCACCCTGTTTATCCTGTTCACTGGAGACAACTGGCACGACCTTCTAAAAGACACCTGGAGGGTTCCAGACCtgcacagcactgcagtgaacaTCTTCATCGTCCTCTGGGTGGTATTGGCTGGGTTCATGGTGAAGATGGTGTTGATGGCTGATGTGG TGAGCAGCTTTGAACACACGAGGAAGGAGCTCACCAAAGAGGTCCAACAGATAAAGCAGAAGCAAGGGGAACTGAACAG CTCTGAGTGTGCGAGAGAGGAAGTAAACTGGGATGCGTTTGTGACTGAAAAAATGCAGGGCATTGATGAGCAGGAAGTTCAGCGCATGATCTGGCCGAGGGAAACCCTCCTGGAGTTCTTGGAGCTGATGGAGAAGCTCCAGGAAAATGTGGAAGAAAGGAGAAAGCTGCAGAAACTAGAAG TTCAGTCGTACCTTAACCTTCACAGCTGA
- the LOC140535413 gene encoding cation channel sperm-associated protein 2-like, whose protein sequence is MTSSLCEEEQRGGMKSCMAKFLPRDTAQRILGSTLFQNVMVLLIILNVVVLVVQAELSDSTAPSMQRAKLVLTALDWCILVIFLLEMLLKWLDNFRQFWKSPWDIFDFTVTILSVLPEVINAFTETQTAGFLVILRQFRVLRTLKMVIRIRPLRLTLLIIVKSLKGTTATFLLLAVLGYVFALVGIALFEEYTQSDTENLNYKDSFKDLSNSVCTLFILFTGDNWYDLLKDTWRVPDLHSTAVNIFIVLWVVLAGFMVKMVLMADVVSSFEHTRKELTKEVQQIKQKQGELNSSECAREEVNWDAFVTEKMQGIDEQEVQRMIWPRETLLEYLELMEKLQENVEERRKLQKLEVQSYLNLHS, encoded by the exons ATGACCTCATCACTGTGTGAAGAAGAGCAGAGGGGAGGGATGAAGAGCTGCATGGCTAAATTCCTGCCCAGGGACACAGCTCAGAGGATCCTAGGAA GTACCTTGTTCCAGAATGTGATGGTACTTCTGATCATCCTGAACGTGGTTGTGCTGGTGGTCCAGGCAG agcTTTCTGATAGTACTGCCCCAAGCATGCAGAGAGCCAAGCTGGTTCTTACTGCGCTGGACTGGTGCATACTGGTCATTTTCCTCCTGGAGATGCTCCTCAAATGGTTGGACAATTTCCGGCAGTTTTGGAAAAGCCCCTGGGACATCTTTGACTTCACTGTCACTATCTTG TCCGTCCTTCCTGAGGTCATCAATGCCTTTACGGAAACACAAACTGCTGGTTTTCTGGTGATTCTCCGGCAATTCCGAGTCCTCCGCACACTGAAGATGGTCATTAGAATCAGACCGTTGCGTCTCACTCTGCTCATCATCGTCAAAAGTTTAAAG GGTACGACTGCCACATTCCTGCTCCTCGCTGTGTTGGGATACGTGTTCGCTCTGGTGGGCATCGCCCTGTTTGAAGAGTACACTCAGTCAGACACAGAAAACCTGAATTACAAGGACAGTTTCAA AGACCTCAGCAATTCCGTTTGCACCCTGTTTATCCTGTTCACTGGAGACAACTGGTACGACCTTCTAAAAGACACCTGGAGGGTTCCAGACCtgcacagcactgcagtgaacaTCTTCATCGTCCTCTGGGTGGTATTGGCTGGGTTCATGGTGAAGATGGTGTTGATGGCTGATGTGG TGAGCAGCTTTGAACACACGAGGAAGGAGCTCACCAAAGAGGTCCAACAGATAAAGCAGAAGCAAGGGGAACTGAACAG CTCTGAGTGTGCGAGAGAGGAAGTAAACTGGGATGCGTTTGTGACTGAAAAAATGCAGGGCATTGATGAGCAGGAAGTTCAGCGCATGATCTGGCCGAGGGAAACCCTCCTGGAGTACTTGGAGCTGATGGAGAAGCTCCAGGAAAACGTGGAAGAAAGGAGAAAGCTGCAGAAACTAGAAG TTCAGTCGTACCTTAACCTGCACAGCTGA